The following are encoded together in the Novipirellula artificiosorum genome:
- a CDS encoding sporulation protein, translating to MAKCDLSIELEQDPGFLHQGGETLRGKVVVRVDSDVKCNGLVVESAWRTHGRGNVAKGTSESKTLYEGEWTAGQVQEYPFELRIADWPPSYHGHFLNVDHYVDARAKIPWSIDPKASVPFLMRPTCGTETATATTKTTQVNGIIGGCVVLVAMSIFASVFMVAAASIIPLFFFGFIAMLGFGFYAIRVWLPKYLLGDVLCDFASTTVTPGDQASGELIVRPRKNVAINGITMKFSAREECVSGSGSNRKTHRHPFYETTEHLQASTTLAAGKEHRFPLSVSLPGDAPYSIDVSDNKLIWSTEIRIDIPRWPDWRQETALQVLPSGDPAARHSGPQPTAPSRSETDSITFAETAAHLWAVRDEPTQRGMLVDAVTGLSFQLAARIERRLLYTGHEDPHVFADGYAVWAHCDDPPLPLVLYVPHALADEFEQIGRELWQGRGTLLGWDDRHNRLQIRVEV from the coding sequence ATGGCGAAATGCGATTTATCGATTGAATTGGAACAAGACCCCGGTTTCCTACATCAGGGTGGCGAGACGCTTCGCGGCAAAGTCGTCGTCCGTGTCGACAGTGATGTCAAATGCAATGGGTTGGTTGTCGAGTCCGCTTGGCGAACCCATGGCCGAGGCAATGTGGCAAAAGGAACCTCGGAAAGCAAAACACTCTACGAAGGCGAGTGGACAGCCGGACAAGTGCAGGAATATCCGTTCGAGTTGCGGATCGCCGATTGGCCACCGAGTTATCACGGTCATTTTCTGAACGTCGACCACTACGTGGACGCGCGAGCCAAGATCCCATGGAGCATTGATCCAAAGGCGTCCGTTCCCTTTTTGATGCGTCCGACGTGCGGAACGGAAACGGCCACAGCCACCACGAAAACGACGCAAGTCAATGGGATCATCGGTGGATGCGTCGTGTTGGTGGCCATGTCGATTTTCGCATCGGTCTTCATGGTTGCAGCGGCAAGCATCATTCCACTGTTCTTTTTTGGTTTCATCGCGATGCTTGGGTTTGGTTTTTATGCGATCCGAGTTTGGTTGCCGAAGTACTTGCTCGGTGACGTCCTTTGCGATTTCGCCTCAACCACCGTGACGCCTGGCGATCAAGCGTCCGGCGAATTGATCGTCCGTCCGCGGAAAAACGTTGCGATCAATGGCATCACGATGAAGTTTTCCGCTCGTGAGGAATGCGTCAGCGGCAGCGGCAGCAATCGCAAGACGCATCGACACCCCTTCTATGAAACGACCGAGCATCTGCAAGCCTCGACAACGTTAGCGGCTGGCAAGGAGCATCGTTTCCCCCTATCGGTTTCCTTGCCGGGTGATGCACCGTATTCGATCGATGTGTCGGACAACAAGCTGATCTGGTCAACCGAGATCCGAATTGACATTCCACGTTGGCCCGATTGGCGTCAAGAAACCGCATTGCAAGTGCTGCCCTCCGGGGATCCAGCGGCACGACATTCCGGACCGCAACCCACCGCCCCCTCGCGATCCGAGACCGACTCGATCACGTTTGCCGAAACGGCGGCACATCTCTGGGCGGTGCGTGACGAGCCCACGCAACGGGGGATGCTGGTCGATGCAGTCACGGGGTTGTCCTTCCAGCTCGCCGCTCGAATCGAACGCCGACTCCTGTACACCGGCCACGAGGACCCTCATGTCTTCGCAGATGGCTATGCCGTCTGGGCTCACTGCGACGATCCGCCCTTGCCGTTGGTGTTGTATGTTCCTCATGCCCTGGCGGACGAATTCGAACAAATTGGCCGCGAATTGTGGCAAGGCCGTGGAACCCTCCTCGGCTGGGACGACCGGCACAATCGCTTGCAGATTCGCGTCGAAGTCTAG
- a CDS encoding phosphoribosylformylglycinamidine synthase subunit PurQ: protein MAAPRVLVLRAPGTNCDEETAFAFEQAGGVAERVHVNRLIENSALQDRYQILCLPGGFSYGDDIAAGRILATKLRQHLSDLVDAFVHGKGDRLVLGICNGMQVLMRLGALTEGIESDNHAPATLDWNDHGRFEDRWVHLVTDQSPCVFLKGIERMYLPMAHAQGKFVASNPSVLETLRAQGRLALRYADGESGQVENETLPFPLNPNGADANTAGVCDASGRVFGLMPHPERHIDPTQHPFWTRRQNPNEQGDGMAMFANAINWFS from the coding sequence ATGGCTGCACCTCGTGTTCTGGTCCTCCGTGCTCCCGGCACCAACTGTGATGAAGAAACCGCTTTTGCCTTCGAGCAGGCCGGTGGTGTCGCTGAACGAGTCCATGTGAATCGTTTGATCGAGAACTCGGCGTTGCAAGACCGCTACCAAATCCTCTGTCTTCCGGGTGGTTTCAGCTATGGCGACGATATCGCCGCTGGCCGCATTCTGGCAACCAAATTGAGGCAACATCTATCGGACTTGGTCGATGCATTTGTCCATGGAAAGGGCGATCGATTGGTGCTCGGGATCTGCAATGGGATGCAGGTGCTGATGCGTTTGGGTGCGTTGACCGAAGGAATCGAGTCGGACAACCATGCCCCAGCAACGCTCGATTGGAACGACCATGGACGTTTCGAAGATCGTTGGGTCCATCTGGTCACGGACCAATCGCCTTGTGTCTTCTTGAAGGGGATCGAGCGGATGTACTTGCCCATGGCCCATGCTCAGGGCAAGTTCGTCGCCTCAAACCCAAGCGTGCTCGAGACGCTGCGAGCCCAAGGACGCTTGGCGCTTCGCTACGCCGACGGGGAATCCGGTCAGGTGGAAAACGAGACGTTACCCTTCCCCTTGAACCCAAACGGCGCCGACGCCAATACGGCGGGGGTATGCGATGCGTCCGGGCGAGTGTTCGGGTTGATGCCTCATCCCGAACGGCATATCGATCCGACGCAGCATCCATTCTGGACACGTCGTCAAAACCCGAACGAACAGGGCGATGGTATGGCGATGTTTGCCAACGCGATCAATTGGTTCAGCTGA
- the pdxH gene encoding pyridoxamine 5'-phosphate oxidase has translation MDLASLRKEYSSEVLDIDSTQPDPLKQFEHWFEQAIQAELLEPNAMTLATVDAESRPAARTVLLKMFDERGMVFYTNYNSRKSQHITANPNVTLLFQWLPLQRQVEINGTAARVSTAESMKYFMVRPRGSQLGAWISQQSSVISNRKILESKLQELKAKFAGGEIPLPDFWGGYRVTPHRMEFWQGGEYRLHDRIEYRLEENGAWQRRRLSP, from the coding sequence ATGGACCTTGCATCGTTAAGGAAAGAGTACTCAAGCGAAGTCCTCGATATCGATTCGACCCAGCCCGACCCGCTCAAACAGTTCGAACACTGGTTTGAACAAGCGATCCAGGCGGAGCTGCTTGAGCCGAACGCAATGACGTTGGCCACGGTGGATGCCGAAAGCCGGCCTGCTGCGCGCACCGTGCTGCTGAAGATGTTTGATGAGCGTGGCATGGTGTTCTACACCAACTACAACAGCCGCAAATCGCAGCACATCACTGCCAATCCCAACGTGACGCTGCTGTTTCAGTGGTTGCCCTTACAACGTCAAGTCGAAATCAACGGTACCGCGGCCAGAGTTTCGACCGCAGAATCGATGAAGTACTTTATGGTGCGGCCGCGGGGGAGCCAGTTGGGCGCTTGGATTTCGCAGCAAAGTTCGGTGATTTCGAATCGAAAGATCCTGGAATCGAAGTTGCAGGAATTGAAGGCCAAGTTTGCGGGTGGGGAAATTCCCTTGCCGGATTTTTGGGGCGGCTACCGGGTCACGCCTCATCGTATGGAATTCTGGCAAGGTGGCGAATACCGATTGCATGACCGCATCGAATACCGGCTTGAAGAGAACGGCGCCTGGCAACGACGCCGGCTGTCACCGTAG
- a CDS encoding 2-oxoglutarate dehydrogenase E1 component, translating into MNSYSLDYIDDLYVQYLRDPSNVSESWRQYFEQFLVAPPRTTTRIRQPVGGGGSADPISGSLSPSGNHRHGSSGDESTDQALWMSRVQDRVNQLVREYRVRGHLVAQLDPLDMFHPDTPELSPQLYGLSDQDLTRPLDSSALENVTGSTLNVILTKLQNTYCRSIGAQFMHIDNRNIRDWLQRRMETSQNRLELSHQVQRRIYARLADASIFEEFVRRKFVGAKTFSLEGAETLIPLLDLALEKAGQHQVKEVVMGMAHRGRLNVMANILKKRAMNIFWSFDDPSPELSRGGGDVRYHLGYSSDWITAAGATIHISLCFNPSHLEFVNTVAMGRCRCKQDHRHDETRQEAMTFLIHGDAAFAGEGVVQETLNLSELEGYRTGGTLHIVINNQVGFTTEPKQGRSSTYATDVAKMLQIPIFHVNGEDPEAVAQVVSVAMDFRKEFHRDAVIDLYAYRRWGHNEGDEPRFTQPLMYAKIDRRASVREQYLHRLLELGKITAEEAEEIQKERTEKLENEFEASKNEPFFPDTQSLAANWADYFGGPEPHEVTDTTYDIKQLSQLLDSVTRLPDGFAANKKLKRPLALRREMAEGTRPLDWASAEAAAFATLLVQGHSIRMTGQDCQRGTFSQRHAVLHNTKTGETYTPLAHLREDQASIELYNSPLSEAGVLGFEYGYSLDRPNGLVAWEAQFGDFWNCAQVIVDQFIASAEDKWSRLSGLVMLLPHGFEGQGPEHCSARMERFLAMSAEDNIQVVQPTTPAQYFHCLRRQVIRKWRKPLVMLTPKSLLRHPLVVSSLEELAEGQFQKILADDQVDLKDCQRLLMCSGKIYYDLFERRRDREIDDVGIIRIEQLYPLRYEEIAREIDGLPKGAEIFWVQDEPTNMGAWSYIKLKYGDQLAANYKLSLVSRDESASPSTGSMAAHKMEQAELLEASFADLKGR; encoded by the coding sequence ATGAACAGCTACAGCTTGGACTACATTGATGACCTGTATGTCCAGTACCTTCGGGATCCGTCCAACGTGTCGGAATCTTGGCGTCAATATTTTGAACAGTTTCTTGTCGCGCCCCCTCGCACTACGACTCGCATCCGCCAGCCGGTCGGGGGCGGAGGCTCTGCCGATCCAATCAGTGGGTCTCTTTCGCCGAGTGGAAATCATCGGCACGGTTCCAGCGGTGACGAGTCGACCGATCAGGCTTTGTGGATGTCGCGGGTTCAAGACCGCGTCAATCAGCTCGTCCGCGAATACCGCGTCCGAGGGCACCTGGTCGCACAGCTGGACCCGCTTGACATGTTTCACCCGGACACGCCCGAATTGAGCCCGCAGCTGTATGGGTTGTCGGACCAAGACTTGACACGCCCGCTGGACAGCAGCGCGTTGGAGAACGTGACCGGCAGCACGCTGAATGTGATTCTCACGAAGCTGCAAAACACCTACTGCCGTAGTATCGGTGCCCAATTCATGCACATTGACAATCGCAACATACGCGATTGGCTGCAGCGAAGGATGGAAACGAGCCAAAATCGGCTCGAACTTTCCCATCAAGTTCAACGACGCATCTATGCTCGCTTGGCCGACGCATCGATCTTTGAAGAATTCGTCAGGCGGAAATTTGTTGGTGCCAAGACCTTTTCGCTCGAAGGTGCCGAAACGCTGATCCCGCTGTTGGATTTGGCTCTGGAAAAAGCGGGGCAACATCAAGTCAAAGAGGTCGTGATGGGGATGGCGCATCGCGGGCGTTTGAACGTGATGGCGAACATTCTCAAAAAACGGGCGATGAACATTTTCTGGTCTTTTGATGACCCCAGTCCCGAATTGAGCCGTGGTGGCGGCGACGTGCGCTACCACTTGGGATACAGCAGCGATTGGATCACGGCTGCTGGCGCTACCATTCATATCTCGCTTTGCTTCAATCCCAGCCATTTGGAGTTTGTCAACACCGTCGCGATGGGACGATGCCGGTGCAAACAAGATCATCGCCACGATGAAACACGCCAAGAAGCGATGACGTTCTTGATCCATGGCGATGCGGCGTTCGCGGGGGAAGGGGTTGTGCAGGAGACGCTCAATCTGAGCGAGCTTGAAGGTTATCGCACCGGCGGCACGCTGCACATCGTTATCAACAACCAAGTCGGCTTTACCACCGAACCGAAACAAGGTCGCAGCAGCACGTATGCGACGGACGTCGCCAAGATGCTGCAAATTCCGATTTTTCACGTCAACGGGGAAGACCCCGAAGCGGTCGCTCAGGTCGTCTCGGTCGCCATGGATTTCCGCAAAGAATTTCATCGCGATGCGGTCATCGATCTCTATGCCTACCGGCGCTGGGGGCACAACGAAGGGGATGAGCCGCGGTTCACGCAGCCTTTGATGTATGCCAAAATCGATCGCCGAGCGAGCGTCCGTGAACAGTACCTTCATCGGTTGTTGGAGCTCGGTAAAATCACCGCAGAAGAAGCCGAGGAGATTCAAAAGGAACGAACGGAAAAGCTCGAGAACGAATTCGAAGCGAGCAAGAACGAACCGTTTTTTCCCGATACGCAATCCCTTGCTGCGAACTGGGCCGACTATTTTGGTGGCCCCGAACCTCACGAAGTGACCGACACAACGTACGACATCAAGCAGCTTTCTCAGTTGCTCGATTCAGTGACACGATTGCCGGATGGTTTCGCCGCCAACAAAAAACTAAAGCGTCCGCTGGCATTGCGTCGTGAAATGGCCGAAGGGACTCGGCCGCTCGATTGGGCCAGTGCCGAGGCAGCGGCGTTTGCAACCCTGTTAGTTCAGGGGCATTCGATCCGAATGACCGGTCAAGATTGCCAGCGTGGTACGTTCAGCCAACGTCACGCGGTGCTTCACAATACGAAGACGGGCGAGACCTACACGCCACTGGCACATTTGCGAGAGGACCAGGCTTCCATCGAGTTGTACAACAGCCCGCTCAGCGAAGCAGGTGTGCTGGGGTTCGAGTATGGCTATTCACTCGACCGTCCCAACGGCTTGGTCGCTTGGGAAGCCCAGTTCGGTGACTTTTGGAATTGTGCTCAAGTGATCGTCGACCAATTCATCGCCAGCGCCGAAGACAAATGGAGTCGTCTGAGCGGGTTGGTCATGTTGTTGCCCCACGGCTTCGAAGGACAAGGTCCCGAGCACTGCAGTGCCCGGATGGAGCGGTTCTTGGCGATGAGTGCCGAGGACAATATCCAGGTCGTGCAACCCACCACTCCGGCACAGTATTTTCACTGTTTACGTCGTCAAGTGATCCGCAAATGGCGCAAACCGTTGGTGATGTTGACGCCCAAAAGCTTGCTGCGTCATCCGTTGGTGGTTAGCTCTTTGGAGGAGTTGGCCGAGGGGCAATTTCAAAAGATCCTCGCAGATGATCAGGTTGACTTAAAGGATTGCCAGCGCCTTTTGATGTGTTCCGGCAAGATCTACTACGATTTGTTCGAGAGGCGTCGAGATCGCGAAATTGATGATGTCGGAATCATTCGGATCGAACAACTTTACCCCCTTCGCTATGAGGAAATCGCTCGCGAGATTGATGGTCTTCCCAAGGGAGCCGAGATCTTTTGGGTGCAAGACGAACCGACGAATATGGGGGCATGGTCGTACATCAAATTGAAGTATGGGGATCAGCTCGCCGCCAATTACAAGCTGTCGCTGGTGTCGCGTGATGAGTCGGCCAGTCCGAGCACCGGCAGCATGGCGGCTCACAAGATGGAGCAAGCCGAGTTGCTCGAAGCCTCGTTTGCAGATTTAAAAGGACGGTAG
- a CDS encoding ABC-F family ATP-binding cassette domain-containing protein, whose amino-acid sequence MAVLLQLREAYKRFGDQIVLDNADLSLVDDVKVGFIGRNGAGKSTLLRVLLGEDELEQGEIIQHPSLRIGYLRQHDPFVPGESALDFLMRDSEQPEWRCGEVAGQFELKGEYLEGPVKSLSGGWQTRVKLAALLLHDPNLLMLDEPTNFLDLRTQILLEHFLREFRQAALIVSHDRAFLKATCSQTLELSRGKLTMFPGKIGPFLEYREERREHDRRVNATVAAKQKQLQRFIEKNRANASTASQARSKAKQLERLQTTEIQTDEPTVYMRAPRVEPRQGTVFRCNELAIGYPKNRVADDITLELEHGQRAAIVGDNGQGKTTLLRTIVDSLEPLDGEMKWGYGVEIGTYAQHVYTSLDERHTVIEHLEYHSNTDTTRQELLAMAGSLLFRDDQINKKVKVLSGGERARLCMAGLLLGNANVLVLDEPGNHLDVETVEALAEALQSYKGTVIFTSHDRYFMRRIATCVIEVRDGSVKNYFGDYDTYLESVEKEVDDGERDRAAQSGGKPGSSKSSSSKTSAEDYRKNVRDQRKTEKEIKNLEKKIARLDDDKRGLNNQMLTETDPDAAMKLHEQIKSLEEELATAEERWLELSSDE is encoded by the coding sequence ATGGCTGTACTGCTACAACTTCGCGAAGCTTACAAACGATTCGGGGACCAAATCGTCCTTGATAACGCGGACCTCTCGCTGGTCGACGATGTGAAAGTCGGTTTCATTGGGCGAAACGGAGCCGGCAAATCGACTCTCTTGCGCGTGCTGCTTGGCGAAGACGAACTGGAACAGGGCGAAATCATCCAACATCCGAGCTTACGGATCGGATACTTGCGACAACACGACCCGTTCGTTCCCGGCGAATCGGCGCTCGACTTCTTGATGCGCGACTCCGAACAGCCCGAGTGGCGATGTGGCGAAGTGGCGGGACAATTTGAACTCAAGGGCGAATACCTCGAAGGCCCGGTCAAGTCGCTTTCGGGTGGCTGGCAAACGCGAGTCAAACTGGCGGCCCTGCTGCTACACGATCCCAATCTGTTGATGCTCGACGAGCCGACGAACTTCCTCGACTTGCGAACCCAGATTCTGCTCGAGCACTTCCTGCGTGAGTTCCGGCAAGCCGCCTTGATCGTCAGCCACGACCGAGCGTTCTTGAAAGCGACGTGTTCGCAAACCCTCGAACTGTCACGTGGCAAACTGACCATGTTCCCAGGAAAAATCGGCCCCTTTCTCGAATACCGCGAAGAACGCCGCGAACACGATCGCCGCGTCAACGCAACGGTTGCCGCCAAACAAAAACAATTGCAACGGTTTATCGAAAAGAACCGCGCCAATGCCTCAACGGCAAGCCAAGCTCGAAGTAAAGCTAAGCAGCTTGAACGGCTACAGACGACAGAAATTCAAACCGATGAACCGACCGTCTACATGCGGGCGCCACGAGTCGAACCGCGGCAAGGCACCGTGTTCCGCTGCAACGAACTTGCGATCGGCTACCCCAAAAACCGAGTCGCCGACGACATCACACTCGAGCTTGAACATGGTCAACGGGCGGCGATCGTCGGTGACAATGGACAAGGTAAAACAACGCTCTTGAGAACCATTGTCGATTCGCTGGAACCACTCGATGGCGAGATGAAATGGGGCTACGGCGTCGAGATCGGGACGTACGCACAACACGTGTACACAAGCCTCGATGAACGGCATACCGTGATCGAGCACCTGGAATATCATAGCAATACCGATACGACGCGCCAGGAACTCCTGGCGATGGCCGGTTCCCTGCTATTTCGCGACGATCAAATCAACAAAAAGGTGAAGGTACTCAGCGGTGGCGAACGAGCCCGCTTGTGCATGGCCGGGCTACTGCTCGGCAATGCCAACGTGCTCGTGCTCGACGAACCGGGCAACCACTTGGATGTTGAAACCGTCGAAGCCCTCGCCGAAGCCCTGCAAAGCTACAAGGGAACCGTGATCTTCACCAGCCATGACCGTTATTTCATGCGCCGCATCGCCACCTGCGTGATCGAAGTCCGTGACGGGAGCGTCAAAAACTACTTTGGTGATTATGACACCTATCTTGAATCGGTCGAAAAGGAAGTCGATGATGGAGAACGAGACCGAGCGGCTCAATCGGGTGGCAAACCGGGATCCTCCAAGTCGTCCTCATCCAAGACCTCGGCCGAAGACTACCGCAAGAACGTTCGCGATCAACGCAAGACCGAGAAAGAAATCAAGAACCTCGAAAAAAAAATCGCCCGCCTCGATGATGATAAACGGGGCCTAAACAATCAAATGCTCACCGAAACCGATCCTGACGCAGCCATGAAACTGCACGAGCAAATCAAGTCGCTCGAAGAAGAATTGGCAACGGCCGAAGAACGATGGTTGGAACTCAGTAGCGACGAATGA
- a CDS encoding autotransporter outer membrane beta-barrel domain-containing protein, whose protein sequence is MPTIPPTRRWTAMGWASFKMLVVGSFLLASSWLSAADITVTTTADSGPGSFRQAIADSVRGDRIVFDSGLTAQTISLLSPISPFIENLTIDSTAAPALTIAGATLSPVGSGRLTLLGDTTYTATTITVATVIGPAADVTIVGNVTGNMTVNGEVQLGAGSTLSGDLDVSSSGIAVIDGTITGDVDVDGNLQLDAAGVITGTTTIGSNAQATIAGTLNGNANVDSAANATIDGIVNGNLSVDGNLVLNTTGTVSGNALIETGAAVQIDGTISGTTNVDSGATLVGSGNLTGNTSNRGMLDAGEQGVVGTLNFGNDLTNNSGTVVVDIDDVTNDQYLVAGDVTLNGGTVDVNVISTFTPGTPYTFLTAGGTITGSFTEAVDDYPFFDSVLNQTATSVSVTLTDAAASFAAIGESCNQTTIGGYLDAQRPGASGDLADVIDALRFSTTGSIQAGLDQLGGQIYPTLVSAQLQHTSFSMAMLRDQLLLDSLRHSPNQTRGWIRGYGIGGDADTDDCGTRGFNYRLGGTEIAVQRAFSSGLDLGVFTNLAWSDVATDGISQDADVDSYQFGGSAQYSGTAGYLLGIAGAGYQRYDVRRTLSLSGSDIHRVAASQFDGSQVFGMLEYGKIFQSGITSWMPHFAMQYAAVDQDNIHETGASSVNLIGNAIDADSLRSVLGLSVQQAGPTSIGPAITKLRLGWMHEYTDTHENFVAAFEEPTIDSTSMTVRGLDLGRDWAVVGVNLQWSFLQHATALFGYQGQVNDIQSLHTGAAGLEARW, encoded by the coding sequence ATGCCCACGATCCCGCCAACGAGACGATGGACCGCAATGGGATGGGCTAGCTTCAAGATGCTCGTGGTGGGATCCTTCCTGCTCGCCAGCTCGTGGTTGTCCGCTGCGGACATCACGGTCACAACGACCGCAGATTCCGGTCCTGGATCCTTCCGGCAAGCGATTGCCGATTCCGTGCGAGGCGATCGCATCGTGTTCGATTCGGGGCTGACGGCTCAGACGATCTCGCTGCTGTCGCCCATTTCACCCTTTATCGAAAACTTGACAATCGACAGTACCGCCGCCCCTGCATTGACCATTGCCGGAGCGACACTCTCCCCGGTTGGAAGCGGGCGGTTGACGCTGCTTGGCGATACGACCTACACCGCGACGACGATCACGGTGGCAACGGTGATCGGTCCCGCAGCCGATGTGACGATCGTGGGGAATGTCACAGGAAACATGACAGTCAATGGCGAAGTGCAACTCGGTGCAGGATCCACACTCAGCGGCGACCTCGACGTCAGCAGCAGCGGAATTGCCGTTATCGATGGGACCATCACCGGCGACGTCGATGTCGACGGCAATCTTCAGCTCGATGCCGCGGGAGTGATCACAGGCACGACCACCATCGGTTCCAATGCCCAGGCTACGATCGCTGGAACCCTGAACGGCAACGCCAATGTGGATAGCGCAGCGAACGCCACGATCGACGGAATCGTCAATGGAAACCTCAGCGTCGATGGCAATCTGGTGCTCAATACAACAGGGACCGTTAGCGGCAACGCCCTGATCGAGACGGGCGCCGCAGTCCAGATCGATGGCACGATCAGCGGAACAACCAACGTCGATAGCGGCGCCACCTTGGTGGGGAGCGGCAACCTGACCGGCAACACCAGCAATCGAGGCATGCTGGACGCCGGGGAGCAGGGGGTTGTCGGCACTTTGAATTTTGGGAACGACTTGACCAACAATAGTGGGACGGTTGTCGTGGACATCGATGACGTGACCAACGACCAGTACCTCGTTGCCGGCGATGTGACGCTCAATGGCGGCACAGTGGACGTCAACGTGATCAGTACGTTCACCCCCGGAACTCCGTATACGTTCCTGACCGCGGGTGGCACGATCACGGGATCCTTTACCGAGGCCGTTGATGATTACCCGTTCTTTGACAGCGTCCTCAACCAAACAGCGACATCGGTAAGTGTTACCTTGACCGATGCGGCTGCTTCGTTCGCCGCGATTGGCGAAAGCTGTAATCAGACGACGATTGGCGGCTACCTCGACGCGCAACGCCCGGGTGCCTCGGGGGACTTAGCGGATGTGATCGATGCATTGAGATTCTCGACCACGGGATCCATCCAAGCAGGCCTCGATCAACTTGGCGGACAAATTTACCCGACACTGGTTTCCGCTCAGCTTCAACACACCAGCTTCAGCATGGCGATGCTGCGTGACCAATTGCTGCTCGATAGCCTTCGCCACTCACCGAATCAGACCCGTGGATGGATCCGAGGATACGGCATCGGCGGCGATGCCGACACGGATGACTGCGGTACCCGTGGCTTCAACTATCGCCTCGGAGGAACCGAGATCGCCGTGCAGCGAGCGTTTTCAAGCGGGCTCGACCTCGGTGTGTTTACGAACCTCGCCTGGTCGGACGTCGCCACCGATGGGATTTCCCAAGACGCCGACGTCGACAGCTATCAATTTGGCGGCTCGGCGCAGTATTCCGGAACGGCCGGCTACCTGCTCGGGATCGCGGGTGCTGGCTATCAACGCTACGACGTTCGCCGCACGCTCTCCCTTTCCGGCAGCGACATCCATCGTGTAGCCGCGAGCCAATTCGACGGCTCGCAAGTCTTCGGCATGTTGGAATACGGCAAGATCTTCCAATCGGGAATCACCTCCTGGATGCCTCATTTTGCCATGCAGTACGCCGCAGTCGATCAAGACAACATCCATGAAACGGGAGCCTCGTCGGTCAATCTGATTGGCAACGCGATCGATGCCGATTCCCTTCGCAGCGTCCTCGGCTTGTCGGTGCAACAAGCGGGCCCAACCAGCATTGGACCGGCCATCACCAAACTGCGTCTCGGCTGGATGCACGAGTACACCGATACGCACGAGAACTTCGTCGCTGCCTTCGAAGAACCGACGATCGATTCCACCAGCATGACCGTTCGCGGGCTGGATCTTGGCCGCGACTGGGCGGTCGTGGGAGTCAATCTGCAGTGGTCCTTTTTGCAACACGCCACCGCACTGTTCGGCTACCAAGGCCAAGTCAATGACATTCAATCCCTGCACACCGGGGCGGCGGGATTGGAAGCCCGTTGGTAG